From Helicobacter sp. MIT 99-5507:
AGTAGAATCTTCACTTGCACTTGGTATGAGTCCATTGATGATAAGCAGATATATAATCCTTCCTCAAGTTTTTATAAGATTATTGCCACTTGCTATAAATCTATCAAGTAGAATTATAAAGACTACTTCTATAGCTCCATTAATTGGTGTTGTAGAGGTATTAAAAACAGGGCAGCAAATAATAGAATATTCCATACTAAAGATTCCAGATGCACCATTTTGGATTTATGGGCTTATTTTTATTTTGTATTTTATTATTTGTTATCCATTATCATGGCTTAGCTCGTATTTAGAGAAAAAATATCAATATTAGTTTGGAGTTGCAATGAGTTTATTGGAAATTAAAAATTTAGTAAAAAAATATGATGATCACTTAGTTTTAAATAATATAAGTTTTAATGTAAATAAAAGTGATGTGATTGTAATTTTAGGCGCTAGTGGCTGTGGTAAAAGCACGCTTCTTAGATGTATAAATGGATTAGAATCTACAAATAGTGGCGAGATAATCTTTAATGGAAAGATTATAAATAATCAAACAACAAATTGGACTTTTGTGCGACAAAAAATCGGCATGGTTTTTCAAAGCTATGAGTTATTCCCACATATGAGTGTGATTGATAATATCACCTTAGCACCGCTAAAAGTCCAAAAAAGACAAAAAGATGAAGTGCTAGATAAAGCATTTAGTTTATTAAAACGATTTAATTTAATAGATAAAAAAGATTCTATGCCAAAATCTCTTAGCGGTGGGCAAAAACAAAGAGTTGCAATCATTCGTGCATTGTGTATGAATCCAGAAATATTACTATTTGATGAGGTTACTGCATCACTTGATCCAGAGATGGCGTATGAGGTATCAAGCGTTATTTTGGAGCTTGCAAAAGACGGAATGACTATGATTATAGTTACACATGAAATGAAATTTGCTAGAAAAATTGCAAGTGAGATTATATTTTTTGATAATGGAATTATTGCAGAAAAATCAAATCCAAATGATTTTTTTAATAATCCAAAAACAACTCGTGCAAAGAAATTTTTAAGTATTTTTAATATGTAGCAAAATTTTATATTTTGTTACAATACATACATTTTGCCATGCAATTTTTTATATAAGGTTTGTTTTTGTTTAGGATATTAATAATTAGCCTTGGTGGAACTATAGGTATGAATAGGGATAATGTATTCAAAGCTGGAATCCCGCATAATGATGCAGATACATTTATCACTAGATTAAATGAGCTAAATCATATAGATTTAAATATCAAACTAGAATCTAAGAGTTTTTGTAATTTGCCAAGTGGAAG
This genomic window contains:
- a CDS encoding amino acid ABC transporter ATP-binding protein, yielding MSLLEIKNLVKKYDDHLVLNNISFNVNKSDVIVILGASGCGKSTLLRCINGLESTNSGEIIFNGKIINNQTTNWTFVRQKIGMVFQSYELFPHMSVIDNITLAPLKVQKRQKDEVLDKAFSLLKRFNLIDKKDSMPKSLSGGQKQRVAIIRALCMNPEILLFDEVTASLDPEMAYEVSSVILELAKDGMTMIIVTHEMKFARKIASEIIFFDNGIIAEKSNPNDFFNNPKTTRAKKFLSIFNM